The DNA region CTCCCCCAGGCCGGGCAGGGTCAGGGGGGCCAGGTCCAGCCCGGCGGGCACGGTGTTGAGCACGGCCGCAGCCACCGGGAGAGCCCGGGCCCGGGTCGTGGCCAGGGCGGCCAGCACCCGGTCGGGGTCGCGGATCAGGTGTCGGCGCTGCTGGCGTACCAGGTGCAGCCGGCCGTCCGGGTCCCGCAGGATCAGCGCCTCGTCGCCCAACGCCCGCCCGCCGGGGTCGCCGGTGCCGATCAGCAGCACCGACCGGGGATCACGCCGCCCGGTCTGCGGGCCGGTCGAGCAGACCGTCCAAGGCGCGGTGGAGAGCCGGTCGGCCGCCGGCAGGGAGTCCGGGGCGTCCGCGATGCCCAGGGGCAGCCCCCGGGGTACCCCGTCGATGGCCCGCCGCGACACGAGCACGGTCTTCGGCTGTTCGGCCCCGATGACCAGCAGGGCGGAGGTGTAGTTGGGCACCGGGTGCAGCCGGTCCTCCCGGTAGACGAACCGGGCCCCGGACTCCTTCTCCACGATGACGGCCGCGGTGTCGCGCCAGGTGGTGCCCCCACCGGTGAACAGGCCGTAGAGGGCGAAGCCGCCCAGCCCGATGACGGCCACCAGGACACTGGCCAGCCCCGCCCCGGCCAGCCGGCGAAACGGTGACTGGGCGGGGTCGGTCTCCCGCATCACCAGCGCGGCGACCACCCGTTGAAGGGTGAACTGGTACGAGTGCAGCTGGTCCTGCCGCGACGGCATCGCTTCCCTTCCGGCGAGCGGATCGGCGGACAGGATATGCGTTGCGTCGATGTCTCGCTGACCCTCAGTTGCGACAGCCCTCCCCTGCCCACCGCCGTCGTTCGGCATGAGCTGGGCCTTTGCCGGGTAGCTGACCCGGTAGGCCGTCCGGATCCAACCGGCGGCGGGTTCGGGAGGTGGAGGAATGCGCGCGCTGCTGTGGGTCGTCGGGGTGGTCGGGGGAATCATCCTGCTGCTCGGCCTGGTCCTGGAGGCCGTCCGCTGGCTGGTGATCATCGGGTTGATCGCGCTGGCCGTGGTGATCGTCCTGGCCTTCGTGCGGGGTCGCCAGTCGGCGCAGAACTACCCGAGTCGGCACTGATCAGACGGCGCTGCGGTGGCCGCGCGCTCAGCCGGGTCCAGCCCGTCGAAGCGCCGCGCCACCGCAGGCCGCATCGGGATCAGGTGCCGGCCGGAACGAGGGCCGGGGTCGGGTTTTCCTCGATGACGTCGCGCCGACGACGGTTCGGCAGGGAGAGCCGGAAGATCTTCTTCCAGGCGGAGAAGACCTGGCGGGGCAGCGAGCCGGTGACGTACTTCAGCCCGTACCGGTCGAACAGGGCCCGCACCTCCGGGGCGATCTCCTGGTAGCGGTTGCTCGGCAGGTCCGGGAAGAGGTGGTGCTCGATCTGGTACGACAGGTTGCCGGTCATGATGTGCATCAGCCGGCTGCCGCTGATGTTGGCCGAGCCGAGCATCTGCCGCAGGTACCACTCGCCGCGGGTCTCGCCCTCGATCGAGTTCTTCTCGAAGGTCTCCACCCCCTCCGGGAAGTGCCCGCACATGATCACCGCGTGGCTCCACAGGTTGCGGACCAGGTTCGCGGTGAAGTTGGCCGCCATGGTGTGGAAGAACGAGGGACCGGACAGCACCGGGAAGAGCACGTAGTCCTTGAGCACCTGGCGACGCAGCTTGCGGCCGGTGGCCTTCAGGTTGGCCCGGAACTCCGGGTTGTTCTTGTAGCTGCCGTCCTTGAGCTTCGTGCCCAGATCCAGGTCGTACGCGGCGATGCCGTACTCGAAGAAGCAGGCGTTGACGAAGTTGTAGAACGGCTGACCCAGGTGGGCCGGGTGCCAGGGCTGGTCCTCGTCGACCCGCATGATGCCGTAGCCGAGGTCGTTGTCCTTGCCGACGACGTTGGTGTAGCGGTGGTGCAGCTCGTTGTGCGACTGCTTCCACTGCTCGGCGGGGCTGACGTGGTCCCACTCCCAGGTCGTCGAGTGGATCTTCGGGTCGCGCATCCAGTCCCACTGGCCGTGCAGGATGTTGTGCCCGATCTCCATGTTCTCCAGGATCTTCGCCAGGGACAGCCCGGCGGTGCCGACGATCCACGCCGGCGGGAACAGGGAGAACAGCAGTACGACCCGGCTGCCGACCTCCAGCTTGCGCTGGGTCGAGATGACCTTGCGGATGTAGGCGGCGTCCCGCTCACCCCGGTCGGCGATCACCCGTTCCCGGATGGCGTCGAGTTCCTTGCCGAGGGTCTCGATGTCCTCGGCGCTGAGGTGCGCGATCGGGTTGACGGCTTTCTTCTGGATGACGGTCACGTCGACGTTCTCCGATCAAATTTCGAGTTCACAGGCGCCGGCCGCGGCCGACACGCAGGTCTGCACGCGTACGCCGTCGCCCGGCAGGGCGGTGGTGAGCTGCCCGTTACGCAGGTCACGGACCGCGCCTTGGCGCATCGGCAGCACACAGCCGTAACAGATACCCATCCGGCAGCCTGAGGGCATCAGAACGCCGGCGTTTTCTCCGGCGTCGAGCAGAGGCGTGGCGCCGTCGGCCTCGATGGTGACCGACGAGCGGGTGAAGGTGACCGTGCCGCCGTCACCGGCGGTGATGATGGTCGGTCGGAAGCGTTCGGTGTGCAGCCGGTCGGTGGCGCCCCGCGCGGCCCAGTGCTGCTCGACCGCGTCCAGCAGACCGATCGGGCCGCAGGCCCAGGTCTCGCGTTCGCAGTGGTCCGGCACCAGGGTGTCGAGTTCGGCCACCTCCAGCAGGCCGTCGACGGAGGTGTGCCGCTCCACCAGCCGGATGGCGCCGTTGGCGGCCAGCTCCCGCAGTTCCGCGCCGAACACCACGTCGGCCGAGGTCGGCGCGGAGTGGATCAGCACCACGTCGCTGCCGGTGAGGGCACCGCTGCGCAGCATCCCGGCGACCGGGGTGATGCCGCTGCCGGCGGTCAGGAACAACACCCGCGACGGCGCCGACTGAGGCAGGACGAAGTCACCGGTCGCCTGGTCGAGCTGCACGATGGTGCCGGGACGGACCCGTCGCACCAGGAAGTTGCTGACCACCCCGTCGGGGATGGCCTTGACCGTCACCGAGATGGGATCGGTCCGTCCGCCGGGCGGGGAGGTCACCGAGTAGGCCCGCCACTGGCGTACCCCGTCGACGTCGACCCCGAGGCGGATGTACTGGCCCGGCTGGTGGCCGCGCCAGCTACGGCCGGGCTGGATCACCACGGTCGCCGCGTCCGGGGTCTCCGGACGGACCTCGACGATGCGTCCGCGCAGGTCGGCGCCGGCCCGCAGCGGGGCGACCATGTCCAGGTAGTCTGCGGGCAGTACCGGGGTGGTAACCGTCTCGGCGAGCCGCATCAGGCGGCGCCGGAAGGATCCCTTCGTGCCCGGT from Micromonospora sp. NBC_01739 includes:
- the eccB gene encoding type VII secretion protein EccB: MPSRQDQLHSYQFTLQRVVAALVMRETDPAQSPFRRLAGAGLASVLVAVIGLGGFALYGLFTGGGTTWRDTAAVIVEKESGARFVYREDRLHPVPNYTSALLVIGAEQPKTVLVSRRAIDGVPRGLPLGIADAPDSLPAADRLSTAPWTVCSTGPQTGRRDPRSVLLIGTGDPGGRALGDEALILRDPDGRLHLVRQQRRHLIRDPDRVLAALATTRARALPVAAAVLNTVPAGLDLAPLTLPGLGEPSDRVADSRIGDVLLVSNSGGGRQYAVVLRDGLAGVTELQAALQLTRTGQRAPEQISLGRFAALPKLPDLAPTGPEAPPSTPPRLAAPAAPVLCAIVGAETTEVDLRLDATLPDLTAATPTVAATAGRTVADHVLVEPGRGALVEAVATPGASGGALCVITDLGRRYVLADPEVSAMLGYGQTRPVRLPAGLVSLVPAGASLDPQAARRAVTS
- a CDS encoding fatty acid desaturase family protein is translated as MTVIQKKAVNPIAHLSAEDIETLGKELDAIRERVIADRGERDAAYIRKVISTQRKLEVGSRVVLLFSLFPPAWIVGTAGLSLAKILENMEIGHNILHGQWDWMRDPKIHSTTWEWDHVSPAEQWKQSHNELHHRYTNVVGKDNDLGYGIMRVDEDQPWHPAHLGQPFYNFVNACFFEYGIAAYDLDLGTKLKDGSYKNNPEFRANLKATGRKLRRQVLKDYVLFPVLSGPSFFHTMAANFTANLVRNLWSHAVIMCGHFPEGVETFEKNSIEGETRGEWYLRQMLGSANISGSRLMHIMTGNLSYQIEHHLFPDLPSNRYQEIAPEVRALFDRYGLKYVTGSLPRQVFSAWKKIFRLSLPNRRRRDVIEENPTPALVPAGT
- a CDS encoding ferredoxin reductase, giving the protein MAATAPPPGTKGSFRRRLMRLAETVTTPVLPADYLDMVAPLRAGADLRGRIVEVRPETPDAATVVIQPGRSWRGHQPGQYIRLGVDVDGVRQWRAYSVTSPPGGRTDPISVTVKAIPDGVVSNFLVRRVRPGTIVQLDQATGDFVLPQSAPSRVLFLTAGSGITPVAGMLRSGALTGSDVVLIHSAPTSADVVFGAELRELAANGAIRLVERHTSVDGLLEVAELDTLVPDHCERETWACGPIGLLDAVEQHWAARGATDRLHTERFRPTIITAGDGGTVTFTRSSVTIEADGATPLLDAGENAGVLMPSGCRMGICYGCVLPMRQGAVRDLRNGQLTTALPGDGVRVQTCVSAAAGACELEI